The Shewanella mangrovisoli genome has a window encoding:
- a CDS encoding MFS transporter translates to MLLTKRFLPYFATQCLGALNDNIYKNVLLLLVTFSQVNDLPISVDMFVNLAAGVFILPFFLFSAHAGVVADYIDKAKLIRRLKLLEVIIMFSAAAAIVSENYMMMLLLLFLTGSQSAYFGPVKYSLLPQALKEDELVTGNAWVEMGTFLSILIGTLSAGILVSENNATLWSAITVAALALAGYLSSRAIPALPPQGTVQKIQFRPLSGTWRTIKKARQTPSIWMAILAISWFWFLGATYLTQFPNFAKLHLHSGATVVSLLLGMFSIGIAVGSFVCERFSFGHVELGLLPFGVLGLTVFGVDLLWAIPPAPADAQFVYGLHSFIAEQKHYRVMLDFFMIGVSGGLFIVPLYAFIQARSAKGECAQAIAANNIMNSLFMVASALLSMLLLGVAGWSIPQLFLLLAVMNFVVALYVYSQVPEFTQRFISYLLSHVMYRVTVTGREKIPKEGAGIIVCNHVSYVDALIIMGASTRPIRFVMDKSISEIPVLKYLFRHAGVIPICSPRQSEATYNQAFESIHEALANGELVCIFPEGRLTPDGELGEFRPGIDKILARDPVPVIPMALNGLWGSYFSHKDGHALTTIPKRFWSKVSVDIESPILGASTSRANLRQQVVNLLALRN, encoded by the coding sequence ATGCTGCTAACAAAACGTTTTTTACCGTACTTTGCTACCCAATGCCTTGGGGCTCTTAACGACAATATTTATAAAAATGTGTTGTTACTGCTGGTTACCTTCAGCCAAGTCAACGACTTACCTATTAGTGTCGACATGTTTGTCAATTTGGCTGCAGGGGTCTTTATCCTGCCGTTTTTCCTATTTTCGGCCCATGCAGGCGTGGTGGCCGACTATATCGATAAAGCCAAACTTATCCGTCGCTTAAAATTGCTCGAAGTCATCATTATGTTCAGCGCCGCCGCGGCCATCGTGAGCGAAAATTACATGATGATGTTATTACTGCTGTTTTTAACCGGTAGTCAGTCGGCCTATTTTGGCCCGGTCAAGTATTCCCTCTTACCTCAAGCCTTAAAAGAAGATGAGTTAGTCACGGGCAATGCCTGGGTTGAGATGGGGACGTTTTTGTCTATCTTGATTGGTACCTTGAGTGCCGGGATTTTGGTGTCTGAAAACAATGCCACCCTATGGTCGGCCATCACAGTCGCGGCCCTTGCCTTGGCGGGGTATTTATCTAGCCGCGCGATCCCTGCTTTACCGCCGCAGGGCACAGTTCAGAAAATTCAATTTCGCCCATTATCAGGTACTTGGCGCACCATTAAGAAGGCGCGTCAAACGCCTTCGATTTGGATGGCCATCCTCGCCATTAGCTGGTTCTGGTTTTTGGGGGCGACATATCTGACCCAATTCCCTAACTTTGCCAAGCTGCACCTGCACTCTGGCGCAACTGTGGTGTCGCTGCTACTGGGGATGTTTTCTATCGGGATTGCTGTGGGCTCCTTTGTCTGTGAGCGTTTTTCCTTTGGCCATGTGGAGCTAGGTTTGCTGCCCTTTGGGGTGCTCGGGTTAACTGTGTTTGGTGTGGACTTGCTCTGGGCGATTCCGCCCGCACCTGCAGATGCGCAGTTTGTGTATGGCTTACACTCCTTTATTGCCGAGCAGAAGCATTATCGAGTGATGCTGGACTTCTTTATGATTGGGGTCAGCGGTGGTTTGTTTATCGTGCCTCTGTATGCCTTTATTCAGGCGCGCTCCGCTAAGGGAGAATGTGCGCAAGCGATTGCTGCGAATAACATTATGAACTCGCTCTTTATGGTGGCGTCGGCGTTGTTGTCTATGCTGCTACTCGGGGTGGCTGGCTGGAGTATTCCACAGTTGTTCCTGCTGCTTGCGGTGATGAACTTTGTGGTTGCGCTTTACGTGTATTCGCAAGTGCCTGAGTTTACTCAACGATTTATCAGTTACTTACTCAGTCATGTGATGTATCGCGTGACTGTGACTGGGCGAGAAAAGATCCCCAAAGAAGGTGCAGGTATCATAGTCTGTAACCATGTGAGCTATGTGGATGCGTTGATCATTATGGGGGCGTCGACCCGGCCGATTCGTTTCGTGATGGATAAATCTATCAGTGAAATCCCTGTGCTGAAATACCTGTTCCGCCATGCTGGGGTGATCCCGATTTGTTCGCCGCGCCAGAGTGAGGCGACTTACAATCAAGCCTTTGAATCAATTCATGAGGCGTTAGCGAATGGCGAGTTGGTATGTATCTTCCCCGAAGGTCGTTTAACCCCCGATGGTGAACTCGGCGAGTTTCGTCCCGGTATCGATAAAATCTTGGCCCGCGATCCTGTGCCCGTAATCCCTATGGCGCTCAATGGCCTGTGGGGTTCTTACTTTAGTCATAAGGACGGCCATGCATTGACTACTATACCGAAACGCTTCTGGTCCAAGGTATCAGTGGATATTGAGAGCCCTATTCTGGGAGCGTCCACTAGTCGCGCAAATCTACGGCAGCAAGTTGTAAACCTACTTGCTTTACGAAATTGA
- the cysQ gene encoding 3'(2'),5'-bisphosphate nucleotidase CysQ, whose product MKPEELIDEVIAIATDAGRTIREIYLKGNFERETKSDNTPVTSADLAANKLICERLAALTPDIPILSEEAADIPLSVREGWKRYWLVDPLDGTGEFIAGSGDFSVIIALVEHNRPVMGVVYVPMTQVCYYAIAGLGAYKRTDKQEVRISSRQIQHREQVSLRLAVSRRQDPQSVLTLFNQPKHCELVVMGGAALKSCLVAEGRADCYVRVGPTGEWDTGAAQIIIEEAGGQLMDTELQPLTYNERETLENPNFIVVGAPNLEWDKILIGE is encoded by the coding sequence ATGAAGCCAGAAGAGTTAATCGACGAGGTGATTGCGATAGCAACGGATGCGGGTCGCACTATTCGTGAGATTTACCTCAAGGGTAATTTTGAACGAGAAACCAAGTCTGATAATACCCCTGTCACCTCGGCGGACTTAGCGGCAAATAAGCTGATCTGTGAACGCTTAGCCGCATTGACGCCCGATATTCCTATCTTGTCCGAAGAGGCTGCCGATATTCCCCTAAGCGTGCGCGAAGGCTGGAAACGTTATTGGTTAGTCGACCCTCTCGATGGCACGGGGGAGTTTATTGCTGGTAGTGGTGACTTTTCGGTAATCATCGCGCTGGTGGAACACAACCGCCCTGTCATGGGTGTGGTCTATGTGCCAATGACGCAGGTGTGTTATTACGCCATTGCGGGCTTAGGTGCCTATAAACGCACCGATAAGCAGGAAGTGCGCATCAGTAGTCGGCAAATTCAGCACCGTGAGCAAGTTTCCCTAAGGTTAGCTGTGAGTCGTCGTCAGGATCCCCAATCTGTGTTGACCCTGTTTAATCAGCCTAAGCATTGTGAGCTGGTGGTCATGGGCGGCGCAGCATTGAAGAGTTGTCTGGTTGCCGAAGGACGCGCCGATTGTTATGTGCGAGTCGGGCCGACGGGGGAGTGGGACACCGGCGCCGCACAGATCATTATTGAGGAAGCGGGTGGCCAGCTCATGGATACCGAACTGCAACCTTTAACCTATAACGAGCGTGAGACGCTTGAAAATCCTAACTTTATTGTTGTTGGTGCACCCAATTTAGAGTGGGATAAAATTTTAATTGGTGAATAG
- a CDS encoding GNAT family N-acetyltransferase, whose amino-acid sequence MQSIRPVLKSELADVFQLEQAIFGDHCYPDFFFRQGFDCWPEQFLVAVDDGGEILGYLLCAQSGDPACMWILSVAVSEQARGRGIGKQLIQQCLTQLPSQVKRVDLTVDPHNPAHGLYQRLGFVDTAFETDYFGAGADRVVMSYHCC is encoded by the coding sequence ATGCAGTCTATCCGTCCAGTATTAAAGTCAGAGTTAGCCGACGTTTTTCAACTCGAGCAGGCTATCTTTGGCGACCATTGTTATCCCGATTTTTTCTTCCGCCAAGGGTTTGATTGTTGGCCCGAGCAGTTTCTGGTTGCCGTAGATGATGGCGGAGAGATTTTAGGCTATTTGCTCTGCGCTCAAAGTGGCGACCCTGCCTGTATGTGGATCCTCTCCGTGGCGGTGAGTGAGCAAGCCCGCGGGCGAGGCATTGGTAAACAATTAATCCAACAATGTTTAACCCAACTACCGTCTCAGGTTAAGCGGGTGGATTTAACCGTCGATCCCCATAATCCTGCCCATGGTTTATATCAGCGTTTAGGATTTGTCGATACCGCCTTCGAAACGGACTATTTTGGCGCCGGGGCCGATAGAGTCGTTATGAGTTATCACTGCTGCTAG
- the nudE gene encoding ADP compounds hydrolase NudE, translated as MSQRHHKPEILHTEVVAKSRLFQIEQVHLKFSNGVERQYERMKGGSRGAVMVVPIHQGNMLLAREYAAGTDNYELGFPKGLIDSGEQAIEAANRELQEEIGFGARKLTLLKELSLAPGYFSSKMQIFIAEDLYESRLEGDEPEPIDVVPWALAEWEALLDNSDFSESRSVSALFLAQKHLQLK; from the coding sequence ATGTCGCAGCGGCACCATAAGCCGGAAATCTTACATACCGAAGTTGTCGCTAAGAGCCGCTTGTTTCAAATTGAACAGGTTCATCTTAAATTCTCCAACGGTGTCGAGCGCCAGTATGAGCGGATGAAGGGTGGTAGCCGAGGCGCTGTGATGGTGGTGCCCATTCATCAAGGCAACATGCTGTTAGCCCGTGAATATGCCGCTGGAACAGATAATTACGAGCTAGGTTTTCCTAAGGGATTAATCGACTCTGGTGAGCAAGCTATCGAAGCGGCCAATCGAGAATTACAGGAAGAGATCGGTTTTGGGGCGCGTAAACTGACACTGTTGAAAGAACTTAGTCTTGCGCCGGGTTATTTCTCTAGCAAGATGCAAATTTTTATTGCAGAAGATCTATATGAAAGCCGCCTCGAAGGCGACGAGCCAGAACCCATAGATGTGGTGCCTTGGGCGTTGGCCGAGTGGGAAGCGTTACTCGATAATAGCGATTTTTCCGAATCTCGTAGTGTGAGCGCATTGTTTTTAGCGCAGAAACACCTACAACTTAAATAA
- a CDS encoding TetR/AcrR family transcriptional regulator encodes MARRKEHSHDEIRAMAIEAAMALLQQQGTQELSLRKIASQIGYVPSTLINIFGSYNYLLLAVSEATLQALMHELSEVSAENSRNQIISMAQKYAEFAHAQRQCFKLVFELQLLDSEPLPESQGQLIAGLFRLIERELALLFPHKTAEQQLQMSRVLWGGIHGLTALSLDNKLFADTASLPALLESHVTGYLQGMGYQREASCC; translated from the coding sequence ATGGCGAGACGCAAAGAACATAGTCATGATGAGATTCGTGCTATGGCAATAGAAGCGGCAATGGCATTGCTGCAACAGCAAGGGACACAAGAACTGAGTTTACGTAAGATTGCTAGCCAGATTGGCTATGTGCCGAGTACCTTAATCAATATCTTTGGTAGCTATAACTACCTGCTGTTAGCCGTTTCTGAGGCAACGTTGCAGGCGCTGATGCATGAGCTCTCCGAGGTAAGTGCAGAGAATAGTCGCAATCAAATCATCAGCATGGCGCAAAAATACGCTGAGTTTGCCCATGCACAGCGCCAATGTTTTAAGTTGGTATTTGAACTGCAGCTACTCGACTCCGAGCCTTTGCCCGAATCCCAAGGCCAGCTTATCGCAGGTTTATTCAGGTTAATTGAGCGTGAGTTAGCCCTGTTGTTCCCCCATAAGACTGCTGAGCAGCAACTTCAAATGAGCCGAGTACTCTGGGGCGGCATCCACGGCCTCACGGCATTATCACTGGATAATAAATTGTTTGCCGATACGGCATCTTTACCCGCTTTGCTAGAGAGTCATGTGACAGGGTATTTACAGGGAATGGGTTATCAGAGGGAAGCATCATGCTGCTAA